A genomic segment from Bryobacteraceae bacterium encodes:
- a CDS encoding circularly permuted type 2 ATP-grasp protein, protein MERPLQEMAPAAPGLASGSNGYRAPTGHYDEFLAAEGVPRSHWRRLAATMIRMGEERLTRRWLQAQQIIQANGISYNVYGDPQGSGRPWPLDPVPLVVRASEWAAIESAVSQRVELLNAVLDDFLGEQRLLKQRGFPPELLFRNPAFLRPFHGLPAPAPGGGKRGVRLIHYAADIARSPDGRWWVIADRTQAPSGMGYALENRLVSAQMLPEAFQAARVRRLARFFQGYREGLLSLAKTGRDAPRVVLLTPGPFNETYFEHAYLAKYLGLPLVEGADLSVRDNRVYLKTLSGLSRIDVILRRQDDSFCDPLELRGDSLLGVAGLVGAVRAGEVAIANGFGSGMLESPANMAFLPGFSREIEDRELAMPSIATWWCGQPHACRYVLDNLERLVIKAAFPKLGSNPVFGAAITAKQREDLRTEILRRPEDYVGQEPVALSSAPAWTGSSTEARHVVLRVFAAWSGSRYEVMPGGLTRVAAQSDSLVVNMQRGGGSKDTWVLSEHDEEPIPLMPAVVQRVDTSRGADLPSRVADNLFWLGRYMERIEGETRLARALMPALSGECDLGPALDVEAAVMLMAAYEYLPGELTSVHPLEQRRWLEKALGVMLFEGSRPGGLSWTAKQVGRLGWQLRERLSSDTSQLLGRVEKEFQRTRKPPAGRMMSFLPDLDRAVQTLSAFNGMVNENMTRGHGWRFLDIGRRIERALLTSALLRHCIVGGPAPRFLESLLQVADSTMTYRARYYTAMQTDLVLDLLLHDGANPRSVAFQLETLAGHWKRLPERHDADRYPLDSRTIWKMLTGVRMASAEELGRDTLEARTELSTLLDSIHEDLELLADTLAKKYLAQVEITRRLGRG, encoded by the coding sequence ATGGAGAGGCCCCTTCAGGAGATGGCGCCGGCCGCACCCGGCTTGGCAAGTGGTTCGAACGGATACCGTGCGCCCACGGGCCATTACGACGAGTTTCTCGCCGCCGAAGGTGTGCCTCGCAGCCACTGGCGCCGCCTCGCCGCAACGATGATCCGGATGGGTGAGGAGCGCCTCACCCGCCGCTGGCTGCAGGCACAGCAGATCATCCAGGCCAACGGCATCAGCTACAACGTCTACGGCGATCCGCAGGGAAGCGGACGGCCGTGGCCGCTCGATCCGGTGCCGCTGGTGGTTCGAGCGTCGGAGTGGGCGGCAATTGAAAGCGCCGTCTCGCAGCGCGTGGAACTGCTGAATGCCGTTCTCGACGATTTCCTGGGCGAGCAGCGTCTACTCAAGCAGCGCGGCTTTCCGCCGGAACTGTTGTTCCGGAATCCCGCGTTCCTCCGGCCGTTTCACGGGCTGCCGGCGCCGGCGCCGGGCGGTGGCAAGCGCGGCGTCCGGCTGATTCACTACGCCGCCGATATCGCCCGTTCGCCGGACGGCCGGTGGTGGGTGATCGCGGACCGGACGCAGGCGCCTTCCGGCATGGGCTACGCGCTTGAAAACCGCCTGGTGAGCGCGCAGATGCTGCCTGAGGCGTTCCAGGCGGCCCGCGTGCGCAGGCTGGCGCGCTTCTTCCAGGGTTATCGCGAAGGTTTGCTCTCTCTCGCCAAGACGGGCCGGGACGCGCCGCGCGTGGTTCTGCTCACGCCCGGCCCGTTCAACGAAACCTATTTCGAGCACGCCTACCTCGCCAAGTACCTCGGGCTTCCGCTGGTAGAGGGCGCCGACCTTTCCGTACGCGACAACCGGGTCTACCTCAAAACGCTGAGCGGCCTTTCGCGAATCGACGTGATCCTGCGCCGCCAGGACGACTCGTTTTGCGATCCGCTGGAACTGCGCGGCGATTCCCTGCTTGGCGTGGCGGGCCTGGTAGGCGCCGTGCGAGCGGGCGAGGTCGCCATCGCCAACGGCTTCGGCAGCGGGATGCTCGAGTCGCCGGCAAACATGGCTTTCCTGCCGGGCTTCAGCCGCGAGATTGAGGACCGGGAACTGGCGATGCCATCGATCGCCACCTGGTGGTGCGGCCAACCCCATGCGTGCCGCTACGTGCTCGACAATCTCGAGCGGCTCGTGATCAAGGCCGCGTTTCCCAAGCTCGGCAGCAACCCGGTGTTCGGCGCGGCCATCACGGCCAAGCAGCGAGAGGACCTGCGGACGGAAATCCTCCGGCGGCCAGAAGACTACGTCGGGCAGGAACCCGTGGCGCTGTCGTCGGCGCCGGCGTGGACGGGATCGTCCACCGAGGCGCGCCATGTCGTGCTCCGGGTGTTCGCCGCCTGGAGCGGTTCCCGGTACGAAGTGATGCCTGGCGGGCTGACGCGTGTGGCCGCGCAGTCCGATTCGCTTGTCGTCAATATGCAGCGCGGCGGGGGCAGCAAGGATACCTGGGTCCTTTCGGAGCACGATGAAGAGCCCATCCCACTGATGCCGGCCGTCGTCCAGCGCGTCGACACCAGCCGCGGCGCGGATCTCCCAAGCCGCGTGGCCGACAATCTGTTCTGGCTCGGCCGGTACATGGAGCGGATCGAGGGCGAAACGCGTCTGGCGAGAGCCCTGATGCCGGCGTTGTCGGGTGAATGCGACCTGGGTCCGGCGCTCGATGTCGAGGCGGCGGTGATGCTCATGGCCGCCTACGAGTATCTGCCCGGGGAACTGACTTCCGTCCATCCGTTGGAACAACGCCGATGGCTCGAGAAAGCTTTGGGGGTGATGCTGTTCGAGGGCAGCCGGCCGGGCGGGCTTTCTTGGACCGCCAAGCAGGTGGGACGCTTGGGCTGGCAGCTTCGCGAACGTCTCTCGAGTGACACCAGCCAGTTGCTGGGCCGCGTGGAGAAGGAGTTTCAACGCACGCGGAAGCCTCCGGCGGGACGGATGATGTCGTTCCTTCCCGATCTCGACCGCGCCGTGCAGACCCTCTCCGCGTTCAACGGGATGGTGAATGAGAACATGACTCGCGGGCACGGGTGGCGTTTTCTCGATATCGGTCGCCGCATCGAACGCGCCCTTCTGACTTCGGCTCTGCTTCGGCACTGTATCGTCGGCGGACCGGCGCCGCGATTCCTGGAAAGCCTGCTCCAGGTGGCCGACAGCACGATGACTTATCGCGCCCGCTACTACACGGCCATGCAGACCGACCTCGTGCTGGACCTGCTGCTGCACGACGGCGCCAACCCGCGATCGGTGGCGTTCCAGCTCGAAACGCTGGCCGGCCACTGGAAGCGCCTCCCCGAGCGCCACGACGCGGACCGTTATCCGCTGGACTCCCGCACGATCTGGAAGATGCTCACCGGGGTGCGGATGGCGTCGGCGGAGGAACTCGGCCGCGACACTCTCGAAGCGCGCACCGAACTGAGCACGCTGCTCGACTCGATTCATGAGGATCTCGAACTGCTGGCCGATACCCTGGCGAAAAAGTACCTGGCGCAGGTAGAGATCACTAGGCGCTTGGGCCGGGGGTAA
- a CDS encoding VWA domain-containing protein → MVLTTRRCIPAVFAACAVPILLGFGPPNDDAPKNPASGQGSQPKVEIERRAPRKGADAPAEQSRPANIRVETQLVQINVTVTTPLNQVVTGMEKEHFRLFEDKVEQEILTFSSEEAPLSIGMVFDISGSMGSKLHKSRQAAAQFFKTANPADEFFLVQFNERPEMVVPWTTNTEEIQNRMAFTQAKGRTALLDGLYLAMNQMKKAKNPRKAILVLSDGGDNSSRYTEPEIKNLVREADVQVYAMGIFEPIAGRGRSAEEMAGPGLLTELAEQTGGRHFPIDNLNELPDVAAKIGVELRSQYVLGYSPKNSAKDGKYRRVEVKLVQPRGLPPLRAYFRTGYYAPAQ, encoded by the coding sequence ATGGTGCTGACAACTCGCCGGTGCATTCCGGCGGTTTTTGCCGCGTGCGCGGTCCCGATCCTGCTCGGCTTTGGGCCCCCCAACGACGATGCGCCCAAGAACCCCGCCTCGGGTCAGGGTTCGCAGCCGAAGGTGGAGATCGAGCGCCGCGCTCCGCGCAAGGGCGCCGACGCTCCGGCGGAGCAAAGCCGGCCGGCAAATATCCGCGTCGAGACCCAACTCGTTCAGATCAACGTCACGGTGACCACACCGCTCAACCAAGTGGTCACGGGCATGGAGAAAGAGCACTTCCGCCTGTTCGAAGACAAAGTGGAACAGGAAATCCTCACCTTCTCATCCGAAGAGGCGCCGCTGTCGATAGGAATGGTGTTCGACATCAGCGGCAGCATGGGCTCCAAACTTCACAAGTCCCGCCAGGCGGCGGCCCAGTTTTTCAAGACGGCCAACCCGGCCGACGAGTTCTTTCTGGTCCAGTTCAACGAGCGGCCGGAGATGGTGGTCCCGTGGACCACGAATACGGAAGAGATCCAGAACCGGATGGCCTTCACCCAGGCGAAGGGCCGTACGGCGCTGCTCGACGGGCTATATCTGGCGATGAACCAAATGAAGAAAGCGAAGAATCCGCGAAAGGCGATTCTGGTGCTATCGGACGGCGGCGATAACTCGAGCCGCTATACGGAACCGGAAATCAAGAACCTGGTGCGCGAGGCAGACGTCCAAGTTTATGCGATGGGCATTTTCGAGCCGATAGCCGGCCGCGGCCGCTCCGCCGAGGAGATGGCCGGGCCCGGACTGCTTACCGAACTGGCCGAGCAGACCGGCGGACGGCACTTCCCCATCGATAACCTCAACGAACTGCCCGACGTGGCCGCCAAGATTGGCGTCGAACTGCGGAGCCAATACGTGCTCGGCTATTCGCCGAAGAACTCGGCCAAGGACGGGAAGTACCGCCGGGTGGAAGTGAAGCTGGTTCAGCCTCGCGGCTTGCCTCCCCTGCGTGCGTACTTCCGGACAGGATATTATGCACCAGCTCAGTAG
- a CDS encoding VWA domain-containing protein — translation MHQLSRNSITAAAALLLAAGSLAFAQQATGAQEDPVFRSDTRLVVLHATVVDNKGRLVDNLPRTAFTVLENGVPQEIKIFRREDVPVSMGLIIDNSGSMRDKRQKVNTAALALVKASNRQDEVFIVNFNDEAFLDQSFTSDEKKLEEALTKIDTRGGTAMRDAVTMSIDYAKEKGKRDKRVLLIVTDGDDNTSSENNTLEKLVAKAQQQEVLVYSIGLLSEEERRKAKRAQRALNALSTASGGQAYFPKEADEVQALAIQVAHEIRNQYIIAYSPSVQALDGSYRRIQVTAKGSNKPVVRTRSGYYATPNKQAPAKPAAASSLR, via the coding sequence ATGCACCAGCTCAGTAGGAATTCGATCACGGCCGCCGCCGCATTGTTGCTTGCGGCGGGAAGCTTGGCGTTTGCCCAGCAGGCGACCGGCGCGCAGGAGGATCCGGTATTCCGGTCCGATACGCGCCTCGTTGTGCTTCATGCCACCGTAGTCGACAACAAGGGCCGGCTGGTTGACAACCTGCCGCGGACGGCTTTCACCGTCCTCGAGAACGGCGTGCCGCAGGAGATCAAGATTTTCCGCCGCGAAGACGTCCCGGTCTCGATGGGGCTCATCATCGACAACTCGGGCTCGATGCGCGACAAGCGGCAGAAGGTGAATACGGCCGCGCTGGCGCTGGTGAAGGCGTCGAACCGGCAGGACGAAGTTTTTATCGTGAATTTTAACGACGAGGCGTTTCTCGATCAGTCGTTCACCAGCGATGAAAAAAAACTTGAAGAAGCGCTCACGAAGATCGACACCCGCGGCGGCACGGCGATGCGCGACGCCGTGACGATGTCGATTGACTACGCCAAGGAAAAAGGCAAGCGCGATAAGCGGGTGCTGCTTATTGTTACCGACGGCGACGACAACACCAGTTCCGAGAACAACACCCTCGAGAAGCTGGTGGCCAAGGCGCAGCAGCAGGAAGTTCTGGTCTACTCGATTGGCCTGCTCAGCGAAGAGGAGCGGCGCAAGGCCAAGCGGGCTCAGCGCGCTCTCAATGCGCTTTCCACGGCCTCCGGCGGCCAGGCGTACTTTCCGAAGGAAGCCGACGAAGTTCAGGCCCTGGCCATCCAGGTGGCGCATGAAATCCGAAACCAGTACATCATCGCCTACTCCCCTTCGGTGCAGGCGCTCGATGGTTCCTACCGGCGCATCCAGGTGACCGCGAAGGGATCGAACAAGCCCGTTGTCCGGACCCGGTCCGGCTACTACGCCACACCCAACAAGCAGGCGCCCGCCAAACCCGCCGCCGCCAGTTCTCTCCGCTGA
- a CDS encoding oxidoreductase, whose product MNPPADSRTALLAGATGLTGGCLLRELAGRYSTTYVLARRTIGLPPRCALIEVDFDRLPAVLPGADVYCALGTTIRKAGSREAFRRVDYGYPLAIARAARAGGARQFLLVSSVGADPGSANFYLRVKGELEEALAGVGFDALHLFRPGVLLGDRGESRPGEAIGKVISIAVGALLAGPLRKYRAMPADRLARAMVQAGVRSEAREGAAGVGGRHVYHWGEIAGELT is encoded by the coding sequence GTGAATCCACCCGCTGACTCGCGAACGGCCCTCCTCGCCGGCGCGACCGGGCTGACTGGCGGATGCCTCCTGCGCGAACTTGCTGGCCGGTACTCCACCACCTACGTCCTCGCCCGGCGCACCATCGGCCTGCCGCCTCGGTGCGCGTTGATCGAGGTGGATTTCGACAGGCTCCCCGCAGTGCTCCCCGGCGCGGATGTCTATTGCGCGCTTGGGACGACGATCCGCAAGGCCGGATCGCGCGAGGCGTTCCGCCGCGTCGACTACGGCTACCCGCTGGCCATTGCGCGGGCCGCCCGCGCGGGCGGAGCGCGGCAGTTCCTGCTGGTATCGTCGGTAGGCGCGGATCCGGGTTCGGCGAACTTCTACCTCCGCGTGAAAGGCGAACTGGAGGAAGCGCTTGCCGGCGTTGGCTTCGATGCGCTGCATCTCTTCCGGCCCGGCGTGCTGCTCGGCGACCGTGGCGAGTCGCGTCCGGGCGAAGCGATCGGCAAGGTGATTTCGATCGCTGTGGGCGCGCTCCTGGCTGGCCCCTTGCGGAAGTATCGGGCAATGCCGGCGGACCGGCTGGCCCGCGCCATGGTGCAGGCGGGGGTTCGGTCGGAGGCCCGCGAAGGCGCGGCGGGCGTTGGCGGCCGCCATGTGTATCATTGGGGCGAGATCGCCGGAGAATTGACTTGA
- a CDS encoding HAMP domain-containing sensor histidine kinase, with amino-acid sequence MRYWSDPETRRRWVSWILLATLGGLCVALAAIQYRSLREVNEAEGFRRREALEASLRNAANQFDNVLSRALRSVVREAAVPDPAEWEQAYSRGYLRWRESGSFPGIFAGVYRLMPGGPDPETARLRRLGPDGSFADASWPAGWEPIRERLAERKLAGNLFGPIVPGRSAVIEIPRFLPGAPGERREPAEWLLFEIDTAYAAKTLLPEIVRTQLTERGVRDFDVQVRSSDGAEPLFLSGSPIGAASKADASVRLFEVRWNEFSGDTRRPQGFGPEFRPGGEGKSGPRPDFASRRGGGAPPPRPSEEPRRGGPRGGRWELLARHQSGSLEAAVSRAHFRNAALTGSILLLILGGSLAFMQFNRNAQRLAELQVEFISGISHELRTPLSVITSAAFNLKRGVVKDAEQTKKYGEMIHAESERLAAIVEQVLRFARTRSGSVLATREPMAPGHVVEEAIGACSKTLTESGCTVETAIEPELPPVEGDSVALRQAIQNLIGNAAKYGWEGGWIGIFALAVTDPKGREWVEIRVADRGPGIPAAEIERIFTPFFRGKRAVDDQVHGTGLGLNLARKIVEAHGGSISARSQAGRETEFVVRIPAIPVEKRDEFANIAG; translated from the coding sequence GTGCGCTATTGGTCCGATCCGGAAACCCGCCGCCGTTGGGTCTCCTGGATTCTGCTGGCAACCCTCGGCGGATTGTGTGTCGCCTTGGCGGCAATCCAGTACCGTTCCCTCCGTGAGGTGAATGAAGCCGAAGGCTTCCGCCGCCGTGAGGCGCTTGAGGCATCGCTCAGGAACGCAGCCAATCAGTTCGACAACGTGCTCTCCCGGGCCCTCCGTTCTGTCGTGCGCGAAGCGGCCGTTCCAGATCCGGCGGAGTGGGAGCAGGCCTACAGCCGCGGCTACCTGCGCTGGCGCGAATCCGGCTCATTCCCTGGCATCTTCGCCGGGGTCTATCGCCTCATGCCCGGCGGACCCGATCCGGAGACAGCCAGACTGCGCCGCCTCGGGCCTGACGGCTCCTTTGCCGACGCGAGCTGGCCGGCCGGCTGGGAACCGATCCGCGAGAGGCTTGCCGAACGTAAGCTTGCCGGAAATCTCTTCGGCCCCATCGTCCCCGGACGCAGCGCCGTCATCGAGATCCCGCGATTCCTGCCCGGAGCCCCCGGTGAGCGTCGCGAACCGGCCGAGTGGTTGCTGTTCGAAATCGATACTGCCTACGCCGCGAAGACCCTGCTGCCAGAAATCGTGCGTACTCAACTCACCGAGCGGGGGGTTCGCGATTTCGATGTCCAGGTGCGCTCCAGCGACGGCGCCGAACCGCTCTTCCTGTCCGGCTCGCCCATCGGCGCCGCTTCAAAGGCCGATGCGTCGGTGCGCCTGTTCGAGGTGCGGTGGAATGAGTTCAGCGGCGATACCAGGCGGCCGCAAGGCTTCGGCCCGGAATTTCGTCCGGGCGGCGAAGGCAAGAGCGGTCCACGGCCGGACTTCGCAAGCCGCCGGGGCGGCGGCGCCCCACCTCCGCGCCCATCGGAGGAGCCGCGCCGGGGCGGGCCGCGCGGCGGCCGATGGGAGCTCCTTGCGCGTCACCAATCCGGTTCCCTCGAAGCGGCTGTCTCGCGCGCCCACTTCCGCAACGCCGCCCTCACCGGTTCCATCCTTCTGCTGATCCTCGGCGGCTCCCTCGCGTTCATGCAGTTCAACCGCAACGCCCAGCGCCTCGCCGAACTTCAGGTGGAGTTTATCTCCGGCATCTCGCACGAACTGCGGACCCCTTTGAGCGTGATCACCAGCGCCGCGTTCAACCTCAAGCGCGGCGTCGTCAAGGATGCGGAACAAACCAAGAAGTACGGCGAGATGATCCACGCCGAATCCGAGCGCCTCGCCGCGATTGTCGAGCAGGTGCTCCGGTTCGCCCGGACCCGCTCCGGTTCGGTGCTCGCCACGCGCGAACCGATGGCGCCCGGACATGTCGTCGAGGAGGCGATCGGCGCGTGTTCGAAGACGCTCACTGAGTCCGGTTGCACCGTCGAAACGGCGATTGAACCCGAACTGCCGCCCGTCGAGGGCGACTCCGTGGCGCTTCGTCAGGCCATCCAGAACCTCATTGGAAACGCCGCCAAGTACGGATGGGAAGGCGGCTGGATCGGCATCTTCGCCCTCGCCGTAACGGACCCCAAGGGACGTGAGTGGGTGGAGATCCGCGTCGCCGACCGCGGACCAGGCATTCCCGCCGCTGAGATCGAACGGATCTTCACACCTTTCTTCCGTGGCAAACGCGCAGTTGACGATCAGGTACATGGCACCGGGCTCGGGCTCAACCTTGCCCGCAAGATCGTAGAAGCGCACGGAGGCTCGATCTCGGCCCGCAGCCAGGCAGGCCGCGAAACGGAGTTTGTCGTGCGTATCCCCGCCATCCCAGTGGAGAAGCGAGATGAGTTTGCGAATATTGCTGGTTGA
- a CDS encoding response regulator transcription factor: MSLRILLVEDEPGLVVTLTDLLTAEGYEVESATDGLTGYQRAASRQHQLIILDVMLPGRNGFDICRGLREEGFDVPILMLTAKTRVPDRVTGLKLGADDYLAKPFDPSELLARVEALVRRAHREGLGPVRRFQFGAVDVDFDSGQVSKGGEVVNLAAKELQLLRYLIDHREKAVSRDDLLQSVWEYQPSVTSRTVDVHVAWLRQKLEENPERPRHLQTVRGVGYRFQP, from the coding sequence ATGAGTTTGCGAATATTGCTGGTTGAAGACGAGCCAGGGCTCGTGGTCACCCTCACGGACCTCCTCACCGCCGAGGGTTATGAAGTCGAATCGGCCACCGACGGTCTGACCGGCTATCAGCGAGCCGCCAGCCGCCAGCATCAGTTGATCATTCTCGACGTGATGCTCCCCGGCCGCAACGGCTTCGATATCTGCCGCGGTCTCCGCGAAGAAGGCTTCGACGTTCCCATCCTCATGCTCACCGCCAAGACCCGTGTGCCGGATCGCGTCACCGGACTCAAGCTCGGTGCGGATGACTATCTCGCAAAACCCTTCGACCCCTCTGAATTACTCGCCCGCGTCGAGGCGCTCGTCCGGCGCGCGCACCGGGAGGGGCTCGGTCCTGTGCGCCGGTTTCAGTTCGGAGCCGTCGACGTCGATTTCGACAGCGGACAGGTGAGCAAGGGCGGGGAAGTCGTGAACCTCGCGGCCAAGGAGCTACAGTTACTCCGCTACCTGATCGACCATCGCGAGAAAGCCGTCTCGCGCGATGACCTGCTGCAGTCGGTTTGGGAGTATCAGCCATCGGTGACGTCGCGAACCGTGGACGTGCACGTGGCGTGGCTTCGGCAAAAACTCGAAGAGAACCCGGAACGTCCGCGGCATCTGCAAACGGTGCGCGGAGTCGGCTATCGTTTCCAACCGTAG
- a CDS encoding SDR family oxidoreductase, translated as MKTAIVTGASQGIGRAIAVRLGAEGYHVILTGRNTALLEEAAAAIRDSGGEASTISRDLREHAAAAEIVQFAIDQTGRLDLAVSNAGATKRGEFDALTDDDFVDGFALKYFGAVRLTRAAWPHLKAAGGSIVYISGVGGRAPGRQFAVGGSVNAALLAFTKAIAETGVRDGVQVNAILPGTIRTARFDARLAAEARSGGRDRAEVEAAFIRDQGIRRIGEPEDVANLVAFVASEQGSLLHGALLDIDAGATKGV; from the coding sequence ATGAAGACCGCTATCGTCACCGGCGCGAGCCAGGGCATCGGCCGCGCCATCGCCGTGCGCCTGGGCGCTGAAGGCTATCACGTCATCCTCACGGGGCGAAACACGGCGCTGCTTGAGGAAGCCGCGGCGGCGATCCGCGATTCCGGGGGCGAAGCCTCCACCATCTCCCGCGATCTCCGCGAGCACGCCGCCGCGGCGGAGATCGTGCAGTTCGCCATCGACCAGACTGGCCGGCTCGACCTCGCCGTGTCGAACGCCGGCGCCACCAAGCGCGGCGAGTTCGACGCTCTCACCGACGACGACTTCGTGGATGGGTTCGCCTTGAAGTACTTCGGAGCCGTTCGGCTCACGCGCGCCGCCTGGCCGCATCTGAAGGCCGCGGGTGGATCGATCGTATACATCTCGGGCGTGGGCGGGCGGGCGCCGGGCCGGCAGTTCGCGGTCGGCGGGAGCGTCAACGCGGCGCTGCTCGCGTTCACGAAGGCGATTGCCGAAACGGGGGTACGCGATGGGGTCCAGGTGAACGCGATTCTCCCGGGTACGATCCGCACGGCCCGGTTTGACGCGCGGTTGGCGGCGGAGGCGCGATCCGGCGGGCGTGACCGTGCGGAGGTGGAAGCCGCGTTCATTCGCGATCAAGGCATCCGGCGGATCGGCGAACCGGAGGACGTGGCGAACCTGGTCGCGTTCGTCGCCAGTGAGCAGGGAAGTCTTCTGCACGGCGCGCTGCTCGATATCGACGCCGGAGCAACGAAGGGGGTATAG
- a CDS encoding anaerobic sulfatase maturase: protein MSSSFQLPILGQNYTSGSLTEYTGAVPRITSLLIKPASAVCNLDCSYCFYLDREADPYKSLPARRMSMETLERLVDTWLFYSYPNSTFAFQGGEPTLAGLDFFTKLVDLQQRIGRDGQNVSNALQTNAMLIDDNWAQLFRSYNWLLGVSLDGPEEINDMYRFNKAGRGTWKQVMKGVECLQKNKVDFNILCVLSQANVDKPKEIYKFYKSIGIDNIQYIPLAEFNRDGSRMPFTITPEQYGKFLVDTFDLWWPDRRKVRIRFFDNIAESVAGMKPGSCTMHETCDSYCVVEYNGDVYPCDFFVESNWKIGNLALDSWPEIARRARRFDFAKKKTLGHPECHVCEWQSICHGGCPKFREGPQGRFEDLDYFCQAYKMIYARAVGPLRKEVEKLLGRPAPELGRHSISPY from the coding sequence ATGAGCAGCAGTTTTCAACTGCCCATCCTGGGTCAGAACTATACGTCGGGTTCCCTCACTGAGTACACGGGCGCCGTGCCGCGCATCACGTCGTTGCTCATCAAGCCCGCCTCGGCGGTGTGCAACCTCGATTGCTCGTACTGCTTCTATCTCGATCGCGAAGCCGACCCGTACAAGAGCCTTCCGGCGCGCCGCATGTCGATGGAGACGCTGGAACGCCTTGTCGACACGTGGTTGTTCTACTCCTATCCGAATTCCACCTTCGCGTTCCAGGGCGGGGAGCCGACGCTCGCCGGGCTCGATTTCTTCACCAAGCTCGTCGATCTTCAGCAGCGTATCGGCCGCGATGGCCAGAACGTCAGCAACGCGCTCCAAACCAACGCGATGCTCATCGACGACAACTGGGCGCAACTGTTCCGCTCCTACAACTGGCTCCTCGGCGTCTCCCTGGACGGTCCCGAGGAGATCAACGACATGTACCGGTTCAACAAGGCCGGACGCGGCACATGGAAGCAGGTGATGAAGGGCGTGGAGTGCCTGCAGAAGAACAAGGTGGACTTCAACATCCTTTGCGTGTTGAGCCAGGCGAACGTCGACAAGCCGAAGGAAATCTACAAATTCTACAAGTCCATCGGGATCGACAACATTCAGTACATCCCGCTGGCGGAGTTTAACCGGGACGGCTCCCGAATGCCGTTCACGATCACTCCGGAACAATACGGCAAGTTCCTGGTGGACACGTTCGACCTGTGGTGGCCGGACCGCCGCAAGGTTCGCATCCGGTTCTTCGACAACATCGCCGAGTCGGTGGCGGGGATGAAGCCGGGCAGTTGCACGATGCACGAAACCTGCGACAGCTACTGCGTGGTTGAGTACAACGGCGACGTCTACCCGTGCGACTTCTTCGTTGAGTCCAACTGGAAGATCGGGAACCTCGCGCTGGACTCATGGCCGGAGATTGCGCGGCGCGCCCGGCGCTTCGACTTTGCGAAGAAGAAGACGCTAGGCCATCCCGAGTGCCACGTTTGCGAATGGCAGTCGATTTGCCACGGGGGGTGCCCGAAGTTCCGGGAGGGCCCGCAGGGGCGCTTCGAGGATCTGGACTACTTCTGCCAGGCGTACAAGATGATCTATGCGAGGGCGGTGGGCCCGCTGCGCAAGGAGGTGGAGAAGCTGCTGGGGCGTCCGGCGCCGGAGTTGGGGAGGCATTCGATCAGTCCTTATTGA